In the genome of Chloroflexota bacterium, the window ATCAGGCGGACCGGTGTCGCGTCCTTCTCGGTGGCGAACGGGGTGTAGACGACCTCCGCCACGTCGGCGCCGCCCGCGATCGGGTACGCGATCGGGGTCCACTCCTCCTCCGGGATCGTCTCGATGCGCGCGCGCATGGTCCCGTGCATGCGGAGCGTGATGCTGAAGCGGACGTCCATCTTCCGGCAGACGGCCACGACGGCGTGGGCATAGAACCCGGAGTCGGCCCGCATCGTGAGCTCGCCGGTCGCGCCGGCGTGCCGGACCCGCCCGATCGTCTCGCACAGGAAGTGGGCGGCACCCCGGACGGTGTTGGCCCGGCCCTCGCGCAGGCGCGCCATCAGGACATCGCCCGTGCCCGCCGCGACCGCGAGGAGCGGGTGGTAGCCGCGCACCTTGGTGTAGCCGTGGTGGAGGGCGCCCTCCTTCTGGAGGCCGTACGTCTCGCAGATCGTCGAGTCGAGGTCGATCGTGAGCGGAGCATCGCCAGGTCCCGCTCCCGCTGCCCAGGCCCGGGCGAGGAGATGGCGGCTGACGGCGTCGAGCTGGCGGACGTGGCCCCAGCGGAAGCTGCGCAGGAACGTGCCGAGCGTCGACGCCGCCTTCACGACGAACCCGAGGACGCCCTCCGTCCCGCCCGCCTGGAGCGCGGCCGCGTCGTCGATACAGTCACCACCCGCGAGGGCCGAGGCGACGAGGGTCAGGAACTTGTCCCCGACGTTCGCCCGGCCTGGCGCCGTTCCGAGGTGGAGGTGCTCCTCGACGAGTCCCTTCAGGCCGAGATGCTGGGCCAGGGTGGCGGGCAGGAGGAGGCCCGCATCGGCCACCAGACGGTCGTCGTCAAAGGCCGTGGCG includes:
- a CDS encoding IS1380 family transposase — translated: MRSSHSLDRLATAFDDDRLVADAGLLLPATLAQHLGLKGLVEEHLHLGTAPGRANVGDKFLTLVASALAGGDCIDDAAALQAGGTEGVLGFVVKAASTLGTFLRSFRWGHVRQLDAVSRHLLARAWAAGAGPGDAPLTIDLDSTICETYGLQKEGALHHGYTKVRGYHPLLAVAAGTGDVLMARLREGRANTVRGAAHFLCETIGRVRHAGATGELTMRADSGFYAHAVVAVCRKMDVRFSITLRMHGTMRARIETIPEEEWTPIAYPIAGGADVAEVVYTPFATEKDATPVRLIVRRVRPKEGSQLALLTLYAYHPFITDRVGDTLSLEADHRRHAEIENAIRDLKYGMGLNHLPSGKFAANAAWLAVQVLAHNLARWTARIGLGAGIVTTKTLRRRLFGLAGRCTRSARRLTLHFPARWPWAAEFAAALARLRAIPLLA